One stretch of Fretibacterium sp. OH1220_COT-178 DNA includes these proteins:
- a CDS encoding flavodoxin family protein, translating into MEAWTTGLGHTVVRFDAAELRIGGCRAYEFCYRTSKACTFDDDFNTIAPKVEEADAVVFASPVSWWGFSAQLKAMIDKLHSLHRAKEEFSGKTCAPIACAADAGDIRHTDGTTRAAALAEKL; encoded by the coding sequence ATGGAGGCCTGGACAACGGGGCTCGGACACACCGTGGTTCGCTTTGACGCTGCGGAACTCCGCATCGGGGGGTGCCGTGCCTATGAATTCTGCTACAGAACGAGCAAAGCCTGCACTTTCGACGACGATTTCAACACGATCGCCCCCAAGGTCGAGGAGGCGGACGCCGTGGTCTTCGCCTCTCCGGTTTCTTGGTGGGGATTCTCCGCACAGCTCAAGGCAATGATCGACAAGCTGCACTCACTCCATCGCGCGAAAGAGGAGTTTTCCGGCAAAACATGCGCTCCGATCGCCTGCGCCGCGGACGCAGGTGACATCCGGCACACGGACGGGACGACACGGGCCGCAGCGCTCGCCGAAAAACTCTGA
- a CDS encoding ABC transporter ATP-binding protein, which translates to MAGSALMEVRDLVQKFELDRGLLGGLRFQGGRPVRHTRVVSAVDGVSFRIERGEVFSLVGESGCGKSTVARTVIKLLEPKGGSVFFDGADITRYTRRQMLPLRRRVQMIFQDPYASLNPRLSVREILTEPMLFHGIAGTRSEAEERALALLERVGIRPEQAGRYPHQFSGGQRQRIGIARALAVEPELVVADEPVSALDVSIQAQILNLLMDLREEYGFSCLFIAHDLSVVRHISDRVAIMYLGRIAEMGDRDQIFGAPRHPYTEALFSAVPHLSGGHILTAAPLEGEVPSPIDPPSGCRFRTRCPRAVPLCAESVPQAREVTPGHMVFCHRV; encoded by the coding sequence ATGGCCGGCTCGGCATTGATGGAGGTACGCGATCTCGTTCAGAAGTTCGAGCTGGACCGAGGGCTGCTGGGCGGGCTCCGGTTCCAGGGGGGGCGTCCGGTGCGGCACACGCGCGTCGTCAGCGCGGTCGACGGGGTCAGCTTCCGGATCGAGAGGGGCGAGGTGTTCAGCCTCGTGGGCGAGTCGGGATGCGGCAAATCCACGGTGGCCCGCACCGTCATCAAACTGTTGGAGCCCAAAGGAGGGAGCGTCTTCTTCGACGGCGCCGACATCACGCGCTACACCCGGCGCCAGATGCTGCCCCTGCGCCGGCGCGTACAGATGATCTTCCAGGACCCCTACGCCTCGCTGAACCCGCGGCTCTCGGTCCGGGAGATCCTGACGGAGCCGATGCTCTTTCACGGTATTGCGGGGACGCGGAGCGAGGCGGAGGAACGGGCTTTGGCGCTGTTGGAGCGGGTCGGCATCCGTCCCGAGCAGGCCGGACGCTATCCGCACCAGTTCAGCGGCGGCCAGCGCCAGAGAATTGGCATCGCCCGGGCCCTTGCGGTGGAGCCCGAGCTGGTCGTCGCCGACGAGCCGGTCTCGGCCCTCGACGTGTCGATTCAGGCTCAGATCCTGAACCTGCTGATGGACCTCCGGGAGGAGTACGGGTTCTCCTGTCTCTTCATCGCCCACGACCTGTCGGTGGTGCGGCACATCAGCGACCGCGTGGCGATCATGTATTTGGGGCGCATCGCCGAGATGGGGGACAGGGACCAGATCTTCGGCGCCCCGCGGCACCCCTACACGGAGGCGTTGTTCTCGGCGGTCCCCCATCTGTCGGGCGGGCATATCCTCACTGCCGCCCCGCTGGAGGGAGAGGTGCCGAGCCCCATCGATCCGCCCTCGGGCTGCCGCTTCCGGACGCGCTGTCCTCGGGCGGTGCCCCTCTGCGCCGAGTCGGTGCCGCAGGCGCGGGAGGTGACGCCAGGGCACATGGTGTTCTGTCACCGGGTCTGA
- a CDS encoding ABC transporter ATP-binding protein: MESKNENALGRAGEVLLEVRDLRTYFHTFRGVVRAVDGVSFDVRRGEVLAVVGESGGGKSVTGFSIIRLIDEPGRIEGGRVLFGGRDLMVLSETEMNRLRGREISMVFQDPMTSLNPVYTVGQQLDECLRLHTRMGRAERRRACVEQLRAVGIPNPEARLNNYPHQFSGGMRQRVVIAIALAADPQLIIADEPTTALDVTIQAQILRLMVRLVRERERSLILVTHDLAVVAESADRVNVMYCGKIVESGDTRTIIDRSAHPYTDGLLRSIPNMEDNRRRLDTIPGIVPNMFDLPEGCNFAPRCDCARDLCRVREPEPVELEPGHRVSCHFPLRKESPERKEVR; encoded by the coding sequence ATGGAATCGAAAAACGAAAACGCCCTCGGACGGGCCGGCGAGGTGCTCCTGGAGGTCCGGGACCTGAGGACGTACTTCCACACCTTCAGGGGCGTCGTTCGGGCCGTGGACGGCGTGTCGTTCGACGTCCGGAGGGGCGAGGTCCTGGCCGTGGTGGGGGAGTCCGGGGGCGGCAAGTCCGTCACGGGTTTTTCCATCATCCGCCTGATCGACGAGCCGGGGCGGATCGAGGGAGGCCGGGTCCTCTTCGGAGGCCGGGACCTGATGGTCCTGTCGGAGACGGAGATGAACCGCCTGCGGGGGCGGGAGATCTCCATGGTCTTTCAGGACCCCATGACGTCGCTCAACCCTGTCTATACCGTGGGGCAGCAGCTGGACGAGTGCTTGCGCCTGCACACCCGGATGGGACGGGCGGAGCGTCGGAGGGCCTGTGTGGAGCAGCTCCGTGCCGTGGGGATACCGAACCCGGAGGCGCGCCTGAACAACTACCCGCATCAGTTCAGCGGGGGGATGCGCCAGCGGGTGGTCATCGCCATCGCCCTGGCTGCGGATCCGCAGCTGATCATCGCCGACGAGCCCACCACCGCCCTGGATGTGACGATCCAGGCGCAGATTCTGCGGCTCATGGTGCGTCTGGTTCGCGAACGGGAGCGCTCGCTGATCCTGGTGACTCATGACCTGGCCGTGGTGGCCGAGTCGGCCGATCGGGTCAACGTCATGTACTGCGGCAAGATCGTGGAATCCGGCGATACGCGCACGATCATCGACCGAAGCGCCCACCCCTACACCGACGGGCTGCTCCGCTCCATTCCGAACATGGAGGACAACCGGCGTCGGCTCGACACCATCCCGGGGATCGTCCCGAACATGTTCGACCTTCCGGAGGGCTGCAACTTCGCGCCCCGCTGCGACTGTGCGCGCGACCTGTGTCGTGTTCGGGAGCCCGAACCCGTGGAGCTCGAGCCCGGGCATCGGGTCAGCTGCCACTTCCCTCTGAGGAAGGAATCTCCCGAGCGAAAGGAGGTTCGCTGA
- a CDS encoding ABC transporter permease, whose amino-acid sequence MTHTKRRNFWRALMASEGWARFKRSKLALIGAAIVLLVTAVALVGPFWVVQNPYDLSALDLGDAYKPPIWSDGGSMPFILGTDQQGRDMLSAIVYGSRVSLFIGVVGTLLASGLGITLGLISGYYGGRVDAFIMRLADVQLSFPSMLIALFLMSVLGRGVANILLSLTLVGWVRYARTVRGETLTVKKSEYVEATRVIGLPDGRVLRRHILPNVFASIIVLSTIQVGNFILTEATLSFLGLGVPITRPSLGMLCNDGFSVLYSGLWWVSILPGLYIMIIVFGINLLGDFLRDEMNPRLR is encoded by the coding sequence ATGACGCATACGAAACGCAGAAATTTCTGGCGGGCGCTCATGGCCTCCGAGGGCTGGGCGCGCTTCAAACGTTCCAAGCTGGCCCTGATCGGTGCGGCGATCGTCCTCCTCGTGACGGCGGTGGCGCTCGTCGGGCCCTTCTGGGTCGTCCAGAATCCCTACGACCTCTCCGCCCTCGACCTGGGGGATGCCTACAAGCCTCCGATCTGGTCGGACGGCGGATCGATGCCCTTCATCCTGGGGACCGATCAGCAGGGGCGCGACATGCTGAGCGCCATCGTCTACGGCAGCCGGGTCTCGCTCTTCATCGGCGTTGTCGGAACGCTCCTGGCCAGCGGCCTGGGCATCACGCTGGGGCTGATCTCGGGCTATTACGGCGGACGCGTCGATGCCTTCATCATGCGTCTGGCGGACGTTCAGCTTTCCTTCCCGTCCATGCTGATCGCGCTCTTCCTGATGTCCGTCCTGGGCCGCGGCGTGGCGAACATCCTGCTCTCGCTCACCCTCGTGGGCTGGGTCCGCTACGCGCGGACCGTCCGGGGCGAGACCCTGACCGTCAAGAAGAGCGAGTACGTCGAGGCGACCCGGGTCATCGGGCTGCCGGACGGCAGGGTGCTCCGGCGGCATATCCTGCCGAACGTCTTTGCCTCGATCATCGTGCTGTCGACCATCCAGGTGGGCAATTTCATCCTGACGGAGGCGACGCTGAGCTTTCTCGGGCTGGGCGTGCCCATCACGCGCCCGTCGCTGGGCATGCTCTGCAACGACGGGTTCAGCGTGCTCTACAGCGGACTCTGGTGGGTCTCCATCCTGCCGGGGCTCTACATCATGATCATCGTCTTCGGGATCAACCTTCTGGGGGACTTCCTGCGCGACGAGATGAACCCGAGGCTGAGGTGA